In Streptomyces sp. NBC_00306, a single genomic region encodes these proteins:
- a CDS encoding glycoside hydrolase family 18 protein, which produces MSGPHRPRARLRALIAAACTAALGATLLTGAHAAAAGGSAPQQKTSTTAAAPASAGSKVIGYFTEWGVYDRNYHVKNIQTSGSAAKLTHINYAFGNVQGGKCTVGDAFADYEKSYTAAQSVDGVADTWDQPLRGSFNQLRKLKKLHPNLKILWSFGGWTWSGGFGQAAANPAAFADSCYKLVEDPRWADVFDGIDIDWEYPNSCGLTCDTSGRESFKNLMSALRTKFGGSNLVTAAITADASSGGKIDAANYAGAAQYVDWYNPMTYDFFGAWAAQGPTAPHSPLTSYSGIPQQGFNSDAAIQKLKSLGVPASKLLLGIGFYGRGWTGVTQKAPGGTATGPAPGKYEAGIDDYKELKAKCPANGTVAGTAYAHCGNQWWSYDTPATITGKMNYKNQQGLGGTFFWELSGDTANGELIKAIS; this is translated from the coding sequence ATGTCCGGTCCACACCGTCCCCGTGCCCGCCTGAGGGCCCTGATCGCCGCCGCCTGTACCGCCGCGCTCGGAGCGACCCTGCTGACGGGTGCCCATGCCGCAGCCGCGGGCGGAAGCGCCCCGCAGCAGAAGACGTCGACGACGGCCGCCGCCCCGGCCTCCGCCGGCAGCAAGGTGATCGGGTACTTCACCGAATGGGGCGTCTACGACCGCAACTACCACGTCAAGAACATCCAGACGTCGGGGTCGGCCGCCAAGCTGACGCATATCAACTACGCCTTCGGCAACGTCCAGGGCGGCAAGTGCACCGTCGGCGACGCGTTCGCCGACTACGAGAAGTCCTACACCGCCGCCCAGAGCGTGGACGGTGTCGCCGACACCTGGGACCAGCCGCTGCGCGGCAGCTTCAACCAGCTGCGCAAGCTCAAGAAGCTGCATCCGAATCTGAAGATCCTCTGGTCTTTCGGCGGCTGGACCTGGTCCGGCGGCTTCGGCCAGGCCGCCGCGAACCCGGCGGCCTTCGCCGACTCCTGCTACAAGCTCGTCGAGGACCCGCGCTGGGCCGATGTCTTCGACGGCATCGACATCGACTGGGAGTACCCCAACTCCTGCGGTCTTACGTGCGACACCAGCGGGCGCGAGTCCTTCAAGAACCTGATGTCGGCGCTGCGCACCAAGTTCGGCGGATCGAACCTGGTGACCGCCGCCATCACCGCGGACGCCTCGTCCGGCGGCAAGATCGACGCGGCCAACTACGCGGGAGCCGCTCAGTACGTCGACTGGTACAACCCGATGACATACGACTTCTTCGGTGCCTGGGCCGCGCAGGGCCCGACGGCGCCGCACTCGCCGCTCACGTCCTACAGCGGCATCCCGCAGCAGGGCTTCAACAGTGACGCGGCGATCCAGAAGCTGAAGTCCCTCGGCGTTCCCGCCTCCAAGCTGCTGCTCGGCATCGGCTTCTACGGACGCGGCTGGACCGGCGTGACCCAGAAGGCGCCCGGCGGCACGGCGACGGGACCCGCGCCCGGCAAGTACGAAGCGGGTATCGACGACTACAAGGAACTGAAGGCCAAGTGCCCGGCCAACGGGACGGTCGCCGGCACCGCGTACGCGCACTGCGGCAACCAGTGGTGGAGCTACGACACCCCCGCCACCATCACCGGCAAGATGAACTACAAGAACCAGCAGGGCCTGGGAGGCACCTTCTTCTGGGAGCTCAGCGGTGACACCGCCAACGGCGAGCTGATCAAGGCCATCAGCTAG
- the fxsA gene encoding FxsA family membrane protein, translating to MTTGAMPPTAPKRSRARNLVPLAVAAWLVLEIWLLTLVAGAAGGWTVLALLIAAGIVGGAVVKRAGRRAFRNLTETVQRQQNGQTPPPESGSTGNGFLMLGGLLIMLPGLISDVVGLVLLVPPVRSYLGRRAERSLERRMRAAGPGSLGDAFQQARMHRPDGKIVQGEVIRQDAGHSAGGHEGERGDRPRPPLTP from the coding sequence ATGACGACCGGCGCTATGCCCCCTACAGCCCCCAAGCGCTCACGCGCCCGCAATCTGGTTCCCCTCGCCGTTGCCGCCTGGCTGGTGCTCGAGATCTGGCTGCTGACCCTGGTCGCCGGGGCGGCCGGGGGATGGACCGTCCTCGCCCTGCTGATCGCCGCCGGCATCGTCGGCGGCGCCGTGGTGAAGCGCGCCGGCCGGCGGGCCTTCCGCAATCTCACCGAGACCGTGCAGAGGCAGCAGAACGGCCAGACGCCGCCCCCGGAGAGCGGCAGCACCGGCAACGGCTTCCTGATGCTCGGCGGACTGCTGATCATGCTGCCCGGCCTGATCTCCGACGTGGTGGGCCTGGTCCTGCTGGTGCCGCCCGTCCGCTCGTACCTCGGGCGCCGCGCGGAGCGGTCCCTCGAGCGCCGTATGCGGGCAGCGGGACCCGGCAGCCTGGGAGACGCCTTCCAGCAGGCCCGTATGCACCGCCCCGACGGCAAGATCGTGCAGGGTGAGGTCATCCGCCAGGACGCGGGGCATTCGGCGGGCGGACACGAGGGCGAGCGTGGCGATCGCCCGAGGCCGCCGCTCACGCCCTGA
- a CDS encoding Lrp/AsnC family transcriptional regulator: MEELDRQIVELLVKDGRMSYTDLGKATGLSTSAVHQRVRRLEQRGVIRGYAAVVDPESVGLPITAFISVKPFDPSAPDDIAERLADVPEIEACHSVAGDENYILKVRVSTPHDLEHLLARIRTLSGVSTRTTVVLSTPYEARPPRI; the protein is encoded by the coding sequence ATGGAGGAGCTGGATCGTCAGATCGTGGAGTTGCTCGTCAAGGACGGGCGGATGAGCTACACCGACCTGGGCAAGGCCACCGGCCTGTCCACATCGGCGGTGCACCAGCGCGTCCGCCGTCTCGAACAGCGCGGCGTCATCCGCGGATACGCGGCGGTCGTCGACCCCGAGTCGGTCGGGCTCCCGATCACCGCCTTCATCTCGGTCAAACCGTTCGACCCCAGCGCCCCCGACGACATCGCCGAACGGCTCGCGGACGTACCCGAGATCGAGGCCTGCCACAGCGTCGCCGGGGACGAGAACTACATCCTCAAGGTGCGTGTTTCCACCCCGCACGACCTCGAGCACCTGCTCGCCCGCATCCGCACCCTCTCCGGCGTCTCCACCCGCACCACGGTCGTCCTGTCGACCCCGTACGAGGCACGCCCGCCGCGTATCTAG
- a CDS encoding acyl-CoA dehydrogenase family protein produces the protein MPDRAPQPVERQLPTEESRDLIALVRDIIEREIAPRAAEEEEAGHFPRELFTLLSESGLLGLPYDSEYGGGDQPYEVYLQVLEELAAARLTVGLGVSVHSLSCHALAGYGSKQQQSDHLPAMLGGGLLGAYCLSEPSSGSDAASLRTKAVRDGDDWVITGTKAWITHGGIADFCTVLARTGGEGARGITAFLVPGDADGLNAAAPEKKMGMKGSPTAQINFDGVRVSDARRIGDEGQGFAIALSALDSGRLGIAACAIGVAQAALDEAVSYATGRLQFGRPIADFQGLRFMLADMATRIEAGRSLYLAAARLRDAGRPFSREAAMAKLFCTDTAMSVTTDAVQVLGGYGYTLDFPVERYMREAKVLQIVEGTNQIQRMVIARHLAGPETR, from the coding sequence ATGCCCGACCGCGCCCCGCAGCCGGTGGAACGTCAACTGCCCACCGAGGAGTCCAGGGATCTCATCGCCCTGGTGCGCGACATCATCGAGCGGGAGATCGCTCCACGGGCGGCCGAGGAGGAGGAGGCGGGACACTTCCCCCGCGAGCTCTTCACCCTCCTGTCCGAGTCAGGTCTGCTCGGCCTTCCCTACGACAGCGAATACGGCGGCGGGGACCAGCCGTACGAGGTCTACCTCCAGGTCCTGGAGGAACTCGCCGCCGCCCGGCTCACCGTGGGCCTCGGCGTCAGCGTGCACTCCCTCTCCTGCCACGCACTGGCCGGCTACGGCAGCAAGCAGCAGCAGAGCGACCACCTGCCCGCCATGCTCGGCGGCGGACTGCTCGGCGCCTACTGCCTGTCGGAGCCCTCGTCCGGCTCGGATGCCGCCTCCCTGCGCACCAAGGCCGTCCGCGACGGTGACGACTGGGTGATCACCGGTACGAAGGCCTGGATCACGCACGGCGGGATCGCCGACTTCTGCACCGTGCTCGCCCGGACGGGCGGGGAAGGTGCTCGCGGCATCACGGCCTTCCTGGTGCCGGGCGACGCCGACGGCCTGAACGCGGCCGCGCCCGAGAAGAAGATGGGCATGAAGGGCTCGCCCACCGCCCAGATCAACTTCGACGGCGTCCGGGTCTCCGACGCCCGCCGGATCGGCGACGAGGGGCAGGGCTTCGCGATCGCGCTCTCGGCCCTGGACTCGGGCCGTCTCGGCATCGCCGCGTGCGCCATCGGTGTCGCGCAGGCCGCGCTCGACGAGGCCGTCTCGTACGCCACCGGGCGTCTTCAGTTCGGCCGGCCCATCGCCGACTTCCAGGGGCTGCGCTTCATGCTGGCCGACATGGCCACCCGGATCGAGGCGGGCCGCTCGCTGTATCTGGCGGCCGCCCGGCTGCGGGACGCGGGACGCCCCTTCTCCCGCGAGGCCGCCATGGCGAAGCTCTTCTGCACGGACACGGCGATGAGCGTGACGACCGACGCCGTGCAGGTCCTCGGCGGCTACGGCTACACCCTGGACTTCCCCGTCGAGCGCTACATGCGCGAGGCCAAGGTCCTGCAGATCGTCGAGGGCACCAACCAGATCCAGCGCATGGTCATTGCCCGCCACCTGGCCGGTCCCGAGACCCGCTGA
- a CDS encoding RNA polymerase-binding protein RbpA has protein sequence MSERALRGTRLVVTSYETDRGIDLAPRQAVEYACQNGHRFEMPFSVEAEIPPEWECKACGAQALLVDGDGPEEKKGKPARTHWDMLMERRTREELEEVLAERLAVLRSGAMNIAVHPRDSRKSA, from the coding sequence ATGAGTGAGCGAGCTCTCCGCGGCACGCGCCTCGTGGTTACCAGCTACGAGACGGACCGCGGCATCGATCTGGCCCCGCGCCAGGCGGTGGAGTACGCATGCCAGAACGGACATCGGTTTGAGATGCCGTTCTCGGTCGAGGCGGAAATTCCGCCGGAGTGGGAGTGCAAGGCGTGCGGCGCCCAGGCACTCCTGGTCGACGGGGATGGCCCCGAGGAGAAGAAGGGCAAGCCGGCGCGAACGCACTGGGACATGCTCATGGAGCGGCGTACCCGCGAGGAGCTCGAGGAGGTGCTGGCCGAGAGGCTGGCCGTCCTGCGCTCCGGTGCCATGAACATCGCCGTGCACCCGCGGGACAGCCGGAAGTCTGCCTGA
- a CDS encoding amidohydrolase yields the protein MTESTAPRAEDRTVLLRGGEVHSPADPFATAMVVERGHIAWVGSEGAADGFADGVDEIVDLEGALVTPAFTDAHVHTTATGLALTGLDLSGAATLADALRLVREHSAAHPGAAVLLGHGWDSARWPERRHPSRAELDEAAGGRPLYLPRIDVHSAVVTTALLDLVPSVTGLSGYHPGEPLTGAAHHAVRAAAHAAIAPAQREAAQRAALDHAASLGIGTVHECAGPDISDEDDFTGLLALARGGAVPRVVGYWAERVADEKDALRIRELGAAGAAGDLFVDGSLGSHTACLHTPYADAAHTGTPHLDVQAVATHVAACTEAGLQAGFHAIGDAALTTVVDGIRAVADTLGLARVRAARHRVEHAEMLTPETIAAFAEFGLTASVQPAFDAAWGGDDGMYAERLGVERARTLNPYAALLRAGVPLALGSDAPVTPLDPWGTIRAAAFHRTAEHRVSVRAAFTAHTRGGWRAVGRDDAGVLVPGAPADYALWHTGELIVQAPDDRVARWSTDPRSGTPGLPDLTPGTELPVCLRTVVSGQTIFERPKE from the coding sequence ATGACCGAGAGCACCGCCCCCCGCGCCGAAGACCGCACCGTCCTGCTGCGCGGCGGAGAAGTCCACAGCCCCGCCGACCCCTTCGCCACCGCGATGGTCGTCGAACGAGGCCACATCGCCTGGGTGGGCTCCGAGGGGGCGGCCGACGGCTTCGCCGACGGGGTCGACGAGATCGTCGACCTCGAAGGGGCCCTCGTCACCCCGGCGTTCACCGACGCCCATGTGCACACCACGGCCACCGGCCTCGCGCTCACCGGGCTCGACCTCTCGGGCGCGGCCACCCTCGCAGACGCCCTGCGTCTCGTGCGCGAGCACAGTGCGGCACACCCTGGTGCGGCCGTCCTCCTCGGCCACGGCTGGGACAGCGCCCGCTGGCCCGAACGGCGTCACCCCTCCCGCGCCGAGCTCGACGAGGCGGCCGGCGGCCGCCCGCTCTACCTGCCGCGTATCGACGTCCACTCCGCCGTGGTGACCACCGCGCTGCTCGATCTCGTCCCCTCGGTGACCGGTCTGTCCGGCTACCACCCGGGCGAACCGCTCACGGGCGCCGCCCACCACGCCGTGCGGGCCGCCGCCCATGCCGCCATCGCTCCCGCCCAGCGCGAAGCCGCCCAGCGGGCCGCGCTGGACCACGCCGCGTCCCTCGGCATCGGCACCGTGCACGAGTGCGCCGGGCCCGACATCTCGGACGAGGACGACTTCACCGGTCTGCTCGCACTCGCCCGCGGCGGAGCGGTGCCGCGGGTCGTCGGCTACTGGGCCGAACGCGTGGCCGACGAGAAGGACGCACTGCGCATCAGGGAACTCGGAGCGGCAGGGGCCGCCGGCGATCTGTTCGTCGATGGCTCCCTCGGCTCCCACACCGCCTGCCTCCACACCCCCTATGCCGACGCCGCCCACACCGGAACCCCGCACCTGGACGTCCAGGCCGTCGCCACCCATGTCGCCGCCTGCACCGAGGCCGGGCTTCAGGCCGGCTTCCACGCCATCGGCGACGCCGCTCTCACCACCGTCGTGGACGGCATCCGGGCCGTCGCCGACACGCTCGGCCTCGCCCGCGTCCGCGCCGCCAGGCACCGCGTCGAGCACGCCGAGATGCTGACCCCCGAAACCATCGCCGCCTTCGCCGAGTTCGGCCTCACCGCCTCCGTGCAGCCCGCCTTCGACGCGGCCTGGGGCGGCGACGACGGCATGTACGCCGAGCGCCTCGGTGTGGAGCGGGCCCGCACCCTCAACCCGTACGCGGCCCTGCTGCGCGCGGGCGTCCCGCTCGCCCTCGGCTCCGACGCCCCCGTCACGCCGCTCGACCCCTGGGGCACCATCCGCGCCGCGGCCTTCCACCGCACCGCCGAGCACCGGGTGTCCGTACGGGCCGCCTTCACCGCCCACACCCGGGGCGGCTGGCGGGCCGTGGGGCGCGACGACGCGGGTGTCCTGGTCCCCGGGGCACCGGCCGACTACGCCCTGTGGCACACCGGCGAACTGATCGTCCAGGCGCCCGACGACCGCGTCGCCCGTTGGTCGACGGACCCGCGCTCCGGCACTCCGGGCCTGCCCGACCTCACCCCGGGCACCGAGCTGCCGGTCTGTCTGCGAACGGTGGTATCCGGACAAACGATCTTTGAGCGGCCGAAAGAGTGA
- a CDS encoding TetR/AcrR family transcriptional regulator — translation MNNSQQRGATERSQVRRVELIATGRKLFADTSYDALSMDDIAKHAGVAKGLIYYYFKSKRGYYLAIIEDSVADLVSGAASDTELPRAQRVQRTVEGYLRYAQHHEAAFRTIVTGGVGFDTEVQSIRGAVREELIATIAEGAYGRRDIPMIARLALLGWLSSVEQITLDWLAHQELERELVCALLMRQLRATLGTIEEFEPKCPQPPREHVPPPYPQDTAVQA, via the coding sequence TTGAATAATAGTCAACAACGCGGTGCGACCGAACGATCCCAGGTGCGCCGCGTTGAACTCATCGCAACCGGGCGGAAGTTGTTCGCCGACACGTCCTATGACGCGCTGTCGATGGACGACATCGCGAAACACGCCGGTGTCGCCAAGGGTTTGATCTACTACTACTTCAAGAGCAAACGCGGCTACTACCTCGCGATCATCGAGGACTCGGTGGCCGATCTCGTCTCCGGCGCGGCGAGCGACACCGAACTGCCGCGCGCCCAGCGGGTGCAGCGCACCGTCGAGGGCTATCTGCGCTACGCCCAGCACCACGAGGCCGCGTTCCGCACCATCGTCACCGGTGGCGTCGGCTTCGACACCGAGGTGCAGTCCATACGCGGGGCGGTGCGCGAGGAACTGATCGCGACCATCGCCGAGGGTGCGTACGGCAGACGGGACATTCCCATGATCGCCCGGCTCGCGCTGCTCGGCTGGCTCAGCAGCGTCGAGCAGATCACCCTCGACTGGCTCGCGCACCAGGAGCTGGAACGGGAGCTCGTCTGCGCCCTGCTGATGCGACAGCTCCGGGCCACCCTCGGCACCATCGAGGAGTTCGAGCCGAAGTGCCCGCAGCCGCCGCGCGAACATGTGCCGCCGCCGTATCCGCAGGACACCGCGGTCCAGGCCTGA
- a CDS encoding uridine kinase family protein, which produces MDDLEQLTLALRALPPSCGPVRLIAVDGHAGSGKSTFAARLAEVLGSGVPVLHLDDLASHEEFFDWTDRMLGQVVDPLSRGEEARYEPYDWVDRRFTSARTLAPAPVVLVEGVGAGRRALRPHLAWLFWMDKDADSSWQRGRQRDGDALSAFWDDWTTAETRHFLTDPSYSFANSLVRECSEGYEVLPRPSATARLNGIITEGHRISPPY; this is translated from the coding sequence ATGGACGATCTCGAACAGCTGACTTTGGCCCTGCGGGCATTGCCGCCTTCCTGCGGGCCGGTGCGGCTGATCGCCGTGGACGGCCACGCCGGATCGGGCAAGAGCACCTTCGCCGCGCGTCTCGCGGAAGTCCTCGGGAGCGGGGTGCCGGTGCTGCATCTCGACGATCTGGCGAGCCACGAGGAGTTCTTCGACTGGACGGACCGGATGCTCGGCCAGGTCGTCGACCCGCTCTCGCGGGGCGAGGAGGCGCGCTACGAGCCGTACGACTGGGTCGACCGCCGCTTCACCTCGGCGCGGACACTCGCACCGGCTCCGGTGGTGCTGGTCGAGGGCGTGGGCGCCGGCCGGCGGGCGCTGCGCCCTCATCTGGCATGGCTGTTCTGGATGGACAAGGACGCCGACAGCTCCTGGCAGCGCGGCCGTCAGCGGGACGGGGATGCGCTTTCGGCCTTCTGGGACGACTGGACGACGGCGGAGACTCGCCATTTCCTGACCGACCCCTCGTATTCATTCGCGAATTCCCTGGTACGCGAGTGTTCCGAGGGATATGAGGTGCTGCCGAGGCCTTCTGCGACAGCACGATTGAACGGAATCATCACAGAGGGTCACCGGATTTCACCCCCATACTGA
- a CDS encoding SCO1431 family membrane protein has translation MTSSATTADRARTRTGGPDEDSNLLEHILGWTLVVVFAMLVTQIGLI, from the coding sequence ATGACTTCTTCCGCGACCACCGCAGACCGTGCCCGGACCCGCACCGGCGGCCCCGACGAGGACTCGAACCTCCTCGAGCACATTCTCGGCTGGACCCTCGTCGTCGTGTTCGCCATGCTCGTGACCCAGATCGGCCTGATCTAG
- a CDS encoding C39 family peptidase has protein sequence MARATSRRTVLGAAIAAAAGAGVLSSSAVAATAPRARHGAVPGHAARKGAGTIPFVDNRFWATYTDWRSGTAAGTGAVAGSRPGVVIAAPAGRVDYTDPHTGKTAAWDYATWTSPVHRARVPATELVASWNAHTPAGTWLQVDLRGHYSDGTIGPWFVMGRWATGDGDIRRTSVDGQTDGKASIWTDTFSIDDAASGLRLAAYQLRLRLHRKPGTGLTPTVWRLGAMASDVPDRFTVPASAPKLARELAVPRYSQNTHVGQYPEYDNGGEAWCSPTSSQMIIEYWGRKPSPADLAWVNPAFDDPQVCHAARFTFDHQYNGCGNWPFNAAYAATYPEMNAVVTRLSSLADLETLVRAGIPAITSQSFLKEELTGAGYGTAGHLMTVIGFTAAGDVIANDPASPGNAAVRRVYRRREWENIWLRTKRYNASGNVSSGTGGVCYLYWPERPTAAQRKALEAFGIH, from the coding sequence ATGGCCAGAGCCACTTCCCGCAGAACCGTGCTCGGCGCCGCGATCGCGGCAGCGGCGGGAGCGGGCGTCCTGTCCTCGTCGGCCGTCGCGGCCACCGCACCCCGGGCGCGACATGGTGCCGTGCCCGGTCATGCGGCTCGGAAAGGTGCAGGAACGATTCCGTTCGTCGACAACCGGTTCTGGGCGACGTATACCGACTGGCGCAGCGGCACGGCCGCCGGTACCGGGGCGGTCGCCGGCAGCCGTCCCGGCGTCGTGATCGCAGCCCCCGCCGGCCGCGTCGACTACACCGACCCGCACACCGGGAAGACCGCCGCCTGGGACTACGCCACCTGGACCTCGCCCGTCCACCGCGCCCGGGTGCCCGCGACGGAGCTCGTGGCCTCCTGGAACGCGCACACCCCGGCCGGCACCTGGCTCCAGGTCGACCTGCGCGGCCACTACTCCGACGGCACCATCGGTCCCTGGTTCGTGATGGGCCGCTGGGCGACGGGCGACGGGGACATCCGGCGGACCTCGGTCGACGGCCAGACCGACGGCAAGGCCTCCATCTGGACCGACACCTTTTCGATCGATGACGCGGCGAGCGGTCTGCGCCTGGCGGCCTACCAGCTGCGGCTCAGGCTCCACCGCAAGCCCGGCACCGGGCTGACGCCCACGGTCTGGCGGCTCGGTGCGATGGCCTCGGACGTTCCCGACCGGTTCACCGTCCCTGCCTCCGCCCCGAAGCTCGCACGCGAGCTGGCCGTGCCGCGCTACTCGCAGAACACGCACGTCGGCCAGTACCCCGAGTACGACAACGGCGGCGAGGCCTGGTGCAGCCCCACCTCCTCGCAGATGATCATCGAGTACTGGGGCCGGAAGCCGTCCCCGGCGGACCTCGCCTGGGTCAACCCGGCCTTCGACGATCCGCAGGTCTGCCACGCGGCCCGTTTCACCTTCGACCACCAGTACAACGGCTGCGGGAACTGGCCGTTCAACGCCGCGTACGCGGCGACCTACCCGGAGATGAACGCGGTCGTCACCCGGCTGTCCTCGCTGGCCGACCTGGAGACGCTGGTACGCGCGGGAATCCCGGCCATAACGTCGCAGTCGTTCCTCAAGGAGGAGCTGACGGGCGCGGGCTACGGCACCGCCGGTCATCTGATGACCGTGATCGGGTTCACAGCCGCGGGCGATGTGATCGCGAACGACCCCGCGTCGCCGGGCAACGCGGCCGTACGCAGGGTCTACCGCCGCCGCGAGTGGGAGAACATCTGGCTGCGGACGAAGCGGTACAACGCGAGCGGGAACGTGTCCTCCGGCACAGGGGGCGTCTGCTACCTCTACTGGCCGGAGCGCCCGACGGCCGCTCAGCGCAAGGCGCTGGAGGCCTTCGGCATCCACTGA
- a CDS encoding polyprenol monophosphomannose synthase, protein MNDGAGSTQGEAQGRRYEPLGRSLVIIPTYNEAENIKTIVSRVREAVPDVDILVADDNSPDGTGKIADELSGHDEQVHVLHRKGKEGLGAAYLAGFAWGMEHGYGVLIEMDADGSHQPEELPRLLTALKGADLVLGSRWVPGGRVVNWPKYREFLSRGGSTYSRLLLGVPIRDVTGGFRAFRAETLKGLGLGEVASQGYCFQVDLARRAVAEGYHVVEVPITFVERELGDSKMNRDIVVEALWRVTAWGVGDRTNRLLGRKSS, encoded by the coding sequence GTGAACGACGGCGCTGGGTCTACCCAAGGCGAAGCCCAGGGGAGGCGGTACGAACCGCTCGGCAGATCCTTGGTGATCATCCCGACCTACAACGAGGCCGAGAACATCAAGACGATCGTCTCCCGGGTGCGCGAGGCAGTGCCCGACGTGGACATCCTCGTCGCCGATGACAACAGCCCCGACGGCACCGGCAAGATCGCGGACGAACTCTCGGGCCACGACGAGCAGGTGCATGTCCTGCACCGCAAGGGCAAGGAAGGCCTCGGCGCCGCCTACCTCGCCGGCTTCGCCTGGGGCATGGAGCACGGCTACGGCGTGCTGATCGAGATGGACGCCGACGGCTCGCACCAGCCCGAGGAACTGCCCCGGCTGCTGACCGCGCTCAAGGGCGCCGATCTGGTGCTCGGTTCGCGCTGGGTGCCCGGCGGCCGGGTCGTCAACTGGCCCAAGTACCGCGAGTTCCTGTCCCGCGGCGGCAGCACCTACTCCCGCCTTCTCCTCGGCGTCCCGATCCGCGACGTCACGGGCGGCTTCCGCGCCTTCAGGGCCGAGACGCTGAAGGGGCTCGGACTCGGCGAGGTCGCCTCCCAGGGCTACTGCTTCCAGGTGGATCTCGCCCGCCGTGCGGTGGCCGAGGGCTACCACGTGGTCGAGGTGCCCATCACGTTCGTCGAGCGGGAGCTCGGCGACTCCAAGATGAACCGCGACATCGTGGTCGAGGCGCTGTGGCGCGTCACCGCGTGGGGCGTCGGCGACCGGACCAATCGTCTCCTCGGCCGTAAATCCTCGTAG